The genomic window CATTATAGCCGTCTTGCCATGAACGGGTATGAAAACCGCGtggtaaattttgttcaaagggACCTCAAAAATGAGcagcaatttaaaattaatttgaaatgaaGCAATACTTTCATTGAGGCACCACGGCACGTCAGTCAAATGCGTTGCCGGAATCGATGCAACTCTCTGGCTTTAAGGAGCATTTATTAAAAGTATggtactagaccaacaacaacgcACATTGCACATTGGAATATCATGGCAAAAGAATGtagaaaaagcaaagaaaagaagaaactaGGTTGCATAGACGACATGAAATTGGAGCTAGAAGCATACAACGATCGTCATTTCATTTCATGCTGACATCCGAATGGACATggcgaaagaaacaaaaaaacaaatctgcTGGTTTACGAAAATCAACTTCCATATATTCGCCATCACCGCTTCACCAAAAAATTCAGAGATCCTAGAGTGAAGCGAACAAATACCTTATGGTCTCAAGTCTTAACATGGCATATATACAGGGTCAGCCACTCGAAGTGCAACCAAATTCAGACCGCTCGTGCTGATAATGTACGGctatcagctgtctgttagttggctaaatgatagtccagagtattgtttacaaacgcgtggaagcattttgccgagagtaaacgcgaaaaaagaaaatcagtagtgGATTTCAAGCATAATACCGtggttgcattatatttggctgaaaaatccacaaccagcgattgttcctGAGCCCGAGCACCTtacagtaaataaagtttttgtttatcgcaccattactcgttacaatgatactggtagtcGTCAAGAgtctgcaacgtcacgtgaaatggtttaaaaagtgaagaagcgacttgagcgaaatccccgacgaagtaccaatcaaatggcaaaagaactgaaaatatttgatcgCCCCATCCGCCGCACAttgactttatcaataaaacggtccgcggatgacatatggcaaatataatttttttgttttttggtaggactgttataagcttacatggcaaatttcagcgtgatatgtcacatagtttgttttctgtgctactgtaaacaagtcaagctcgagtgtgtttttcgaatttaacgatggaaattcaagttgaacaaagaatttgtttgaaatttggttatttcaacaaaatttcggcttcagatgccttaaaaatgttgcagacaacctatggggactctgctctatcgcgtgcacgtgttttccagtggtacaaatcgttcaaagagggccgtacatcggttgaaaacttgcctcatgaacgtcgtccagcaacatcagtaaacgacgaaaacatcggaaaagtaaaggaaattgtgtttGGAAATCGCCGTGTGACCGAAAGAGAGATAGCtagttaacgctgaatattatttagacgttttaaagcgtttgcgcgagaacattcgtcttaaaaggtaggaattgtgggacaacaaatcatggttcttgcatcacgataatgcaccagctcacacatcacgttttgttcgcgattatttgaacaaaaataatgttaatatcgttccgcaagcaccgtattcgcctgatatggctccatgtgactttttcctgtttcccaagctcaagttgccgctccgtggaaaacattttgagacaattgaagtcataaaagagaattcgaagaaggaactgaaatccataccgaaatcggccttccagaaatgctatgatgattggaaaaaacgttggcatatgtgtatcgcctccaatggtgattactttgaaggagataaaataaaaattgaacaataattaaccgtttgtgttttattaaatcagtctcgttcatatttgagcagataATATATATACGCAGCACACTCACAACGAGAGAAAGAGCACCTGGCAGGCCCAGTGAAACCTGGAAAAGAACTGTGGATCGCAAGACGCCTCAACTCGGGTTAAGCTGGAAGCAGGTGAAGGCGTTATCCAGTAATGGCGAGATGGCGAGTAGGTGTTGCTAGTGCCCTATATTCCGATAGGGATTCATGGAAACAATAATGATTAagcatatatatagatatatgtatacgtatctacatattatataaaaatcacaaatattttaaaaactagtccataaactgaaatttaaacattttaaattttcacgtAATTTGCTTAGCCCACCTACTTACATAGGAAATGAAAGATGTGCAAGTTTTCATTAAGCGCCGGAACttcttttgaatttattaaaattatttttctagaGCTTTAAACAGAAGCTGGCACTAGTCGCCATAGTATCttgaagaaaaataacaaaagttatttaaaaaataaataaaaaagtattataactcAAGCCCCATATTCTCTTCTCCAAAGACAAAAGATGCGGCCGCAAATTATTCAAACACTTAGCGGCGTCAATTTCCGCCGACACATTTCATTTGCCGGTTTCACCCCGGCGCTCGTTATTTGTTGTTTGCACAAAAACTTTTTATGCTAAACAAACGAACATCGGCGCTTCAGGGGCTGAATGTCCTCCAGCAACTGCTCAGGTGCACTTCTTTCAGCAAAAAACAGACAACAAGGATCGCCTGAGAGGCGAACCAACAAGcagcaaaatgcaaaatactCACACCACAAAAAGTACATCGAGTACAGCGGCAGGCATTGGATGCGGCAAAAGTGCAACCGCAGCAGACGACGCATGCGACACGAAGGAACGCATcgttaaaaatcatttatcacTTCCTGAAAATTCATGCGAACCCATCGTTCAGCGCAGCCACCATCATTGACACCAGCGCAAATACTCACAAGcgcacacacacccacatacaCACAAGTGTACCCAAAGCGCTGCGTGCAGGTGTGGCGTGGCCTGTGGCAAGCGTTGCGTGGCAAATGGCAAAACGTTGCAGCACTAAATCAAAGCAACGGAcacaagtaaattttttccGACGCTTGCATTTACCGGCGCAAAAAAGTCTTTGCTATGAGGCGCGAACATTTGCGAATGCAACAAATCTTAGTCGAAGAAGAATTGCCGCAAAAACAATCCAGCACGAAGAgcataaaaacgattggagcaCGTAAACAAATGCGATTTCGAGTGAAGCAAGCAGGTAGTTGCTGCTAACTATCGTCCGCGTCGCATCCTGTCTCAGAGGACCTCAGACAAAGGCAAAAGCATACCAACTGCCACGGAAGGCGTGCAGATGAGTGGAAGAGAAAATGGAGTAAAAATATGTAGGGGGAAAATATTACGCTTCGACTGCGGCTTGTACTTGTCAGGGCAATTGCCcaattcaacaaaaattgcaagctttaaaaactaaaatataggCCTTCTTGACTGgtactttttattgaaaattgtgcCGCAGTTATCggttaaaatgtttaaatacttTTATGATGGACAGCCAGCCAGAGCGGCATGagaaccgattttaattattGTAGGCACATTCATAAATATGTGCCCCAGTTGTTTATATTTAGGTATATGAACGGCAAATGGACTTGCAACGCACCTATTTCTAACAACAACTAAATGCCACACGAAGGTAAAGGTAAATGTAGCGATTACCGTAATAGTGACAAATTGCCCTGAACTTATTACCCGCACAGAATGAAGCCAAACAAAAAGATATGCAGTGGAAATTTAAACTATGGCAATTTATGGTGTGGGATAACCAGCGGACTcagcaaaatttattgaaaaaattttattgcacaTAACAGCGAATGCAAGTTACGAATCTGAGAGAAAGGAGAAAAACCGATGATTAATAGTAGCGACAAGAAAGTTTGGCCTAATATTGAGTCATGTACCACATACACTTGCATTCATAGCACAATAGCATACAATTAttaatcttttatttaatttttttattgtttacaaaaatatgaaatttgaaaatttaaaaaaaggcccacaattgcattttgatttgaacgcccgtttccataataagcctgaataactttaacgcgttgctcgattgtgtatctttccatggttcaaattgagttagtctgaaattgaaaaatatcaaatgacatgcagaaaaacttgacgtttaggtgtggttcacattcaacatcagccTTTGAAATttcaccaccctttataattaattttatttttttattcagtttctacttcatttttttattgttttataaaaatatggttcatatgacaataaaaatcataaaaatcaaacaaaaatttaaaaaaattaaacaaattttcatcaaatattccaatttttttaataaaaatgttttgaaaaatttcgagtactcagttttataacccattcaaattttataaaataaagtgtaagtttggaatggctaaaaaaatgcattaattttttataatttaatttcaaagaaaatttcttcGCTGACAGTAGAAAGCtttttctctatataaaaaaaattggagcatTCCTTATTTGAAGGCAAATGCATaacaccgtcaacaaaaaaagtatCAACAATTATGGCGTGCTTTGAGGTACCTTAAACAGACACATTATTATGCCAAAATTGAATGAtctacaaaactgaattaacagaatttttctaaaaaatgctCTCTTTTCTTCGCattaaccacttacgcgattttaacaaagcgcgctagtattttctttcttgtgctaaccggcaccaagtgaagccaagtcctctctgcctgatctttccaacgtagaggtcttcctcttcctctgctaccaccagctggtaccgcatcgaatactttcaaagcgtttgtgtcagtaaaaaaattatcaaattatcaaaaatcagtgGGATCTTTGAGGGACTTTAAACTGGCCCTCCAAAATTGATTGACTTACAAAACTGCATTCcctgaattttttctaaaatgtcgacaaaaaaattagaaatttttaggaaattttcttttaattttctgtgaagtttgaaactttcagTTATATGATATtactcttttattaaaaaaaaaattaaataaataaatagtcaagacTTTGCAATACCttacgctgctattattgtgaacatagGTGCGCATATAAGGTCGAGGTAAAAGTAAAGAAAGTGCAGTCAAAAGTAAACAGCACCgtttaaaaataagaacaaaaaccaattttttttgcaaaccggatttattttattcaatataacAAATGGGCTGAAAattcccgggcctaacaaagaaagcactttttttgttgaaaattagaTTTATTCGCAATTAGaatgcaatcattccagcgccgctgtaacatttcaataccattttTGTAGAAGGATTTATCTTTTGCACCAAAATCTTCaaaggcctcagtttcagctaTAACCTTTTCATTCGAGTGAAATGTCTTACCGACGAGCATTTCTTAGGTCTGCGAACACCCAGTGCTCGCTGggagtcaaatctggcgaatacggtgggcgtgggagcaattcgaagttcaattcctgtagttttgccattgctttgattgacttgtgacacggtgcgttgtcgcgatgaaacaaaacagtgagAAAATGTGGCATGTTCTGTGTGTTGAACAGAGCTCTCTCATAGtgaaatgctcatgcaatataaagccaacgttcttttgatatctctaCGATGCCAGCTAAcccacgcaacttcacttttcgatcactcaaaatgattttgttgatttttttgatgttttctggcaATAACAATagctcacgaactaatgaatagaatatcatgaaattttaccaGCTGTCTTTTGAGTTAATAAGAAAGAGGTGAAAGTACCATCGTGTATTGGGCCCAGGACTTTTGAGACCATATGCTAGACGTCTTTAAACATAATGCGATTTGCATGGTCTAAAAACATGGCTAAAAGAGTCATTTAGAACGTTAGCTGGTCAAGTCCTTTGGATGCCTTCCACACATCGATTCTCTTTAGTCTCCAGATGCAGGTTAGAACACAGGTACCACATCAGGCAAGCATGGGTTTGGCAGacatttaaaatgcaattttagtTTGGCTCAAATGtgataatattttcaatattttcaaggtGCTCAATTCCGATGTGGATTTGAGGCGAAATCGTAACATTCGTGGCATACATGGAGTAACACAAaatctattatatatatatatatatatatatatatatatatataattggcgcgtacacccttttttgggtgttcggccgagctcctcctcctatttgtggtgtgcgtcttgatgttgttccacaaatggagggacctacagtttcaagccgactccgaacagcagctattttttttatgaggagctttttcatggcaaaaatacactcggaggtttgccattgcctgccgagcggcgaccgctattagaaaaatatttttcttaattttggagtttcaccgagattcgaaccaacgtcctctctgtgaattccgaatggtaatcacgcaccaacccattcggctacggcggccgcaaaatCTATTTTGCTCTCAGTAAAATTCGTTGCCACAACGGACACAACGGACCGATTGTCATCTGTCTTACGTATAAAACACAGAAACCTGCCAAGAGATAAAAAGCCCCCACCTTAAACTCGATACATCAATTAATCACATAATTGATGTTTCATTTTAGGAAATTCAAATACGAgtataacttaattttttttctcttcagaGGCAAAACTCCTCAGGTAAACGTCGTGGGACTAATAGGACATCGGTGAAGGATTTTAGATGTTGacctcaaaaaaatttatactacGAAAAAGTATTATTTACCCTCGTAATAGCAATTTTGAGTAATAAAGAAGATTAAGaaaatgtattgtacatatatatatacttttataaaataaatatttttcgaacattttattttactaaaatcgtGTAAATTATGTAGATATACTAAAGCAATTTGGTacgtaaaattatatttcattagaagtagaaaatatttagttAGTTTAAAAATCTAGTTGTCTCCGTGGCTGTTAAGCCCTCAGCGCGTAGCCGCTGCAACATAGGCCGATAGATGTCGGGCGTGAACGGCAGACATACACCGCGTTCTTGTATTTCACCTAGAGAAACATGGAAATTGAGCCATTAACAGTGAACGAGGAGAGTATGTCATAAGCTTACCATCTAAAATCATTTTGGCCGCTATTGCCGCCGGTTTGCCTACGGTCTGGGCCATTGCTGAATGCCCACCAGGTTGGCCGTATACAACAAAGTTGATACCACGCTCCTCCCGACGGCCATCCTGCCAGCGTATGCCCACTTCATGACGCAGTATAACCAAGTCACGTTCGTGAGATTCTAAAATGGCCAGTAAAATGAAATTGAAGAGTGTAAGAGCTTTGCATTAAGTTAAATTTACCGAATGCCAAACGCTTTGCGAGGTAGTGACTTAGCGTATCCAATGGCGTGTTCATCTTTACCACCGGTGTATCTTCCAGCAGTCCAAGACTCTCGATGCCATCGGCATCTCCAATGCGTTCGACcagtttttgctttaaattctcATAGAAGATGCTCGAATCGGACATGCCCAACATATTAATCACCAATTGGCGCCATGTTACCTCCGGTCCGTGCGGATGCAACATTGGATGCGGTTCGGGATCAATCAAACCAAGCAACTGCATCGGCTGCACACACTCGGAGAATCCTTTGTAGCGAATGGTGCCACGCAACAGTGTATGCACATCTCTGCCTAGTCCATAGAGCTCTGCGTACTTTGTGGAATCGCGATTCGGGAAACCCTCTAGCGCAAAACCGGGCAGGAAATTTAGACTTCGTGGATTTGACATCAAATCGCCGCCACCAGATATCTCCACAATTTGACCTCTGCTCAAATACTTCGCCGCGGATAAGGTGTTTAGCAGCACTCCGCGCGGTGACCAAGAGAATTTATAACGCAGTGCATTGCCTGAGTGCTCAGGCGCAGGTAGACCGCCACAGAAGCTAACAAACGATTCAATGACACCACCCTTGTCCTTCACCTCGTCGATGCATTCCAATGCGAGCAGATGATCAATGCCTGGGTCGAGACCCACCTCATTCATGATGGTAACACCATTGCGACGCGCTTCCTCATGAAGCTCCTTAATTTCGTCATTCAAGTAGCTTGCCGTCACCATGTGTGTCTTCTCGGCCACACAGCATTTGGCCACCATGCTGTGCAGGCTGTAAGGCAGCAATGAGATGACAACATCTGCTTTGGCGCACAACTCTTGCAAATGTTCGATACCCTCGGTGACATTTAGATAGACACTGTCGACGCCATTGTAATCCTTGGCGAGTCGATCAGCTTCCTCTTTGAGCGCCGAGCAAACAGTAATTGAGACGTCTTTCTCGCGTGCTAGCCATTCGACCAGCGGCGCTGAAACCATGCCAGCACCCAGCACAAGCACATTTTTGTCCGTATCCAGGCGACCTTCAATCTTGTGACGGGAACGGTAGCTGTACACAAAATcgggaaaaatatttcaataaaaagttaggCAATATTTGTGGCACATATAAATACTTGTTGGATTCACGCAGCTCCTGTATGTACTGGAAGTTATCTGTCAGTTTTCCATTGCTAGCGATGATTGCCTATAAACATAAAAGAAGAGGTTTCCGATAAATGGTATTAAGAAAAAACCTGTTCTAACATCTTTTGTGTTCATGACGAAAGTTGAATAACAAACTCTTTCGCACTCAGGAAGAGCGAACTAATCGCACCAATCCTTATCAACCTTCGTGATCACTCAAAACAACGACGGCACTGCTCAAGTCTTTCGATTTCGTACTTTTAACTCAGGCGACTACCATACCTTATCAGCTTTTCGCTCAGGGTTACCAGTCATACCAACTTATTGAGACAagtagaaatttttaatttttgacattATGAAGATTTGGGGTTCTGTGCGGTTCTGTGAGGTTCTATTTTTTGATTCGGCTATTTGCGAAAGTGATAGCTGTGGGCAGGTTAGATATATCTACAATACTTTTTTGCCTCGTTCAATCCCTAATCACTTAATGCATTAGTTCTGACGTGTTTTTGTTAGCAAGATCACTTTgtccatttaaaaatttgttgctaACAAaaggagtgaaaataatgagttTCCAAAAActcttgaaatgaaaatttctgaaaagtcGTACAGATTTCATTCATTTCAGAACAACGCGCATGGTGTGAAAAATGGTTATGAAGTATAGTAAATGTGCATTAGGGTGGAATCATTTTTTTAAACGGCTTTTGGCAGAGCTGCAGAAAGTTGGCTTTCCGTTTCAGAAATAAAGGTGGAAAATGTTATTTGTCTCATTATGTGCTAAGAGGTGCCGCCAACAccattaatttgtgaaaaaatcgtGAATACAACCTTTTCATTTCCACTTCCCAAAATAATGTACTAACATGCGTGCAGGCCGTGTAACAGGCCACTTTGActgcaataaacatttcaatacaataAAACTATCTAGCACTAGTTCACTGGttttgctgtgatgaagaggaatCCATGGAATACTTAGTAACCAATTGTCAAGCATAGGTCACAGGAGACTCAGAATCCTgagctcgtacctactagaggatgaAGGAGCTGGTTCGGTCCCTCGCAATAttaaatagttaaaattaagcacttagggcgcacaatagatcaatctggtcccagtgcataaaggcctaaCCTAtgcaaccattaccattaccattaccgtgcaaccattaccattaccacaCCGTTCTGCACACCCTTCTTCAGCTATCAAAGACAGTTTTAGCAAACGGgctacttcaacccacaagcgagcttggcaggctgagagaggctgcaaatggacaaaactgatgttacctttcATATCGGACCGATTGTCGCAGGTCCTcctgacagctggttggactgatgacgggccactttctgtaggcgaagcacatggaaaaggtaggcatctcagacactGCCTTCTATGCATAtacccggccttcgctcgaatcaggcttgaggtttatggcactgatgtgttaagaagcgaccaccttggctccttggcaccacaagatctactcagatttcttcggaggtcgagtagatttaaagaaaattaaaaaagggaatccgagtgcagtacaatggacctAATGCTGTGTGAATGCTGTACTGTCTAGTTGTCtcggaaaaaaaaaacgaaaaaaaatcttatcaaGGCAGCAGGGTGTTTTGTTACCAACTGCAAAGATGTTAAGGTTACATTCTGTAGTTCATTTCATGACGACAGATATCGAAGGAAAGTTGGAGTGTAACTCGAACAAGCTAGGAATAGCTGCCATTCTTATTTTTATGCCTCATACCAATGTATGTCTAAAGAAAAATACATATCTTTTGATGTGTAAGTATTATAAGAGGTGTTTTTTCAAGAGCTTCAGAAATGTTGTTggtataaagtttttattataatccggcagataattttcttaatataatGTCCAACATATGTCCGCCGTGGCTACGCCTTACATGATCAATTCGATCTGTGCAATTTTTGTCTTCTTGttgcaataaatctgaataatctAAATAGGCGCAATCAGCAAAAATCCGACGCAACGTAACTCTTGCACGAACTGTATTTTATAGACACGCAAGCCAAGATAAGTAGAAAGGTATGTAGGTGAAAcagttgaagtgccggtctggcactcctcaagtagcactaaagcgccgttttgagacctccaacaggcagatatctatagctagccagagctgttgatataatagatacgattgatgggatttaggttggcgcactgccccaggctgccgaagaaaggagcacccagtgatcttaatcgtctagctgctgaatccggacatttacagagaaagtgctcaacagtctctttctctgaaaagtccccacagcttctgcaatggtggttaaatggtaaccctagcttttccgcgtgtgttcCGATCATCCAGAATCCGGTAAACACAgcgatgagtttggaaattgaatggcttgGAGTCCCCAAGACTTTCTGCGTCCTTCGTCTATTGTTCCAAGGTCAAAGGGTTTTTAAAAAGCACGTGAAGAAATGGagatccatcttttctgcgctttcctaagaaaGAATTTTCAAACTTGCCGCGTAGTCGAAGTACAAAGGCCAACAAATTGCGAACGACCAAGAATCGACATTTCGGATTCTCCTGCAAGATTTAAGTCTATGAACTTGGTGGACAGATattctttaaagtaaatttccataattttgaaACATTGTTCTGGCGCTAAAGGATTCATGAGGATTCACAATTCAAGCCTtaatgaacagaaatgtcaacacagttcgCCATTCTTAGCTGTCAAGCcacagttatcgatatcgatagctctCAAGTCGCTAAAAAACACCAAATACTTTCGAAAATTGTTATATAAACCTAAGAACAGCATCAAATCTTTGAATTAATTTCTTTGGAAGAAAATGCCTGACActggcaacaaaaaaattgtcaaaattcaaTGGTATTTTATAGCCACTTGCAAtcgcactttattatactaaaattgataGCCCATTCAATACCGGAAACCAAAACTggataccaaaaattatttttatttaaattgtttaaaaaaatctatagctcaaattcaaaattctaaatagacgctattgaaaaatatattaagtatGTCAAAAAAGTTCGTTGGTTTAGAATTTTAGTGAGTGAAATCTGGTAACCCTGCATTTCACTTGTCGCTGTTTGTAACTGATAAGTTCGCActtttgtatgtaagtatgccatatttattaaatatttatagtaaACGCGCCACATAAAATTAGCGTTTTATAGATTTCGAGCacgagttttaaaaatataaaatcaagaATATACGCATAGTTTATTTGCagctgacatacatacatacatagctaccgactgccacttctacctacctacataGTTGAGTAAATACTTATGTGTAAGTTTGATGACCCGGATTACCGGCTGTAAATGACAATAAGAATTTGATAGAGTACTGACAATAAGCTGGTCGAAAAAATTGCTTGCGGTTCCTtactgatggctcaaagcttgGCGATAAGTTGACTTTGGCGACTACAGTAACAAGTAAATAGAAAGCTTTtcggcttgttgttgttgtagtttttaTTGTAGGAGCATAAGCCATA from Anastrepha ludens isolate Willacy chromosome 5, idAnaLude1.1, whole genome shotgun sequence includes these protein-coding regions:
- the LOC128863654 gene encoding alpha-aminoadipic semialdehyde synthase, mitochondrial → MMRLLQSRATLSVTTATATATKSNLITAKDGATKPLIRWRHHGKVIAIRREDQSVWERRAPFGPSHVQKLVKKGVKVIVQPSNRRAYPMQVYLHSGATVQEDISEASVIFGVKQVPIDALIPGKTYCFFSHTIKAQESNMPLLDAVLEKNIRLIDYERIVDERGARQVAFGKYAGVAGMVNILHGVGLRLLALGHHTPFMHIGPAHNYRNSSMARQAIRDCGYEISLGMMPKSIGPLTVVFTGSGNVSQGAQEVFQELPIEYVPPEMLRKVAEHGSQNKLYGCEVSRTDHLERREGGGFDAREYDEFPERYISTFSSKIAPYASVIINGIYWAVGSPKLISIPDAKNLLRPANTPWLPTSKGSPALPHRMLAICDISADPGGSIEFMNECTTIDTPFCLYDADRNKDMKSFKGPGVLVCSIDNMPTQLPRESTDLFGELISPFVDDIIKSDAKKPLEEENFSYPIKSAIIASNGKLTDNFQYIQELRESNNYRSRHKIEGRLDTDKNVLVLGAGMVSAPLVEWLAREKDVSITVCSALKEEADRLAKDYNGVDSVYLNVTEGIEHLQELCAKADVVISLLPYSLHSMVAKCCVAEKTHMVTASYLNDEIKELHEEARRNGVTIMNEVGLDPGIDHLLALECIDEVKDKGGVIESFVSFCGGLPAPEHSGNALRYKFSWSPRGVLLNTLSAAKYLSRGQIVEISGGGDLMSNPRSLNFLPGFALEGFPNRDSTKYAELYGLGRDVHTLLRGTIRYKGFSECVQPMQLLGLIDPEPHPMLHPHGPEVTWRQLVINMLGMSDSSIFYENLKQKLVERIGDADGIESLGLLEDTPVVKMNTPLDTLSHYLAKRLAFESHERDLVILRHEVGIRWQDGRREERGINFVVYGQPGGHSAMAQTVGKPAAIAAKMILDGEIQERGVCLPFTPDIYRPMLQRLRAEGLTATETTRFLN